In Pseudomonas fluorescens NCIMB 11764, a single window of DNA contains:
- a CDS encoding translation initiation factor 2 has product MRKGPLCLMLVTLSIVAPAHGEESATPLSLSAGSQITELQQRLKVSEQQREELSKQLQNADAERESAQLSRLRQENQRLKLQLKEAQASSPLPRFLTDQQQWFVIGAGVALLALLCGIFASGASRKRRQWLN; this is encoded by the coding sequence ATGCGCAAAGGTCCGTTGTGTCTGATGTTGGTCACGTTGTCGATCGTGGCACCTGCCCACGGTGAAGAAAGCGCAACGCCGCTGTCCTTGAGCGCCGGCAGCCAGATCACCGAGTTGCAGCAGCGCTTGAAGGTGAGCGAACAGCAACGAGAAGAACTGAGCAAACAACTGCAAAATGCCGATGCCGAACGCGAAAGCGCTCAACTGAGCCGGTTGCGCCAGGAGAACCAGCGTCTGAAGCTGCAACTCAAGGAGGCCCAGGCCAGCAGTCCGCTGCCGCGTTTTCTCACAGACCAGCAGCAATGGTTCGTGATCGGCGCGGGAGTAGCGCTATTGGCCCTGCTCTGCGGTATCTTCGCCAGTGGTGCAAGTCGAAAACGTCGACAATGGCTAAATTGA
- a CDS encoding YciI family protein has translation MLYAIIATDVANSLEARLAARPAHLERLQVLKGEGRIVLAGPHPAVDSNDPGAAGFTGSLIVAEFDSLSAAQAWADADPYIAAGVYANVSVKPFKQVLP, from the coding sequence ATGCTTTACGCAATCATTGCCACAGACGTCGCCAACTCCCTGGAAGCCCGCCTGGCCGCACGGCCTGCACACCTTGAGCGCCTGCAAGTGCTCAAGGGCGAAGGTCGTATCGTATTGGCCGGCCCGCATCCGGCGGTCGACAGCAATGATCCGGGCGCTGCGGGTTTCACCGGCAGCCTGATTGTCGCCGAATTCGATTCCCTGAGCGCCGCCCAGGCCTGGGCCGACGCCGATCCGTACATCGCCGCAGGCGTCTACGCCAACGTTTCGGTCAAGCCGTTCAAGCAAGTCCTGCCGTAA
- a CDS encoding response regulator transcription factor, with amino-acid sequence MSELLLIDDDQELCELLVSWLSQEGFQVRACHDGQSARRALAETSPAAVVLDVMLPDGSGLELLKQLRSDHPDLPVLMLSARGEPLDRILGLELGADDYLAKPCDPRELTARLRAVLRRSHPTAVSSQLELGDLCFSPVRGVVSIDEQEFTLTVSESRLLEALLKQPGEPLDKQELAQIALGRKLTLYDRSLDMHVSNLRKKIGPHPDGRPRIVALRSRGYYYSL; translated from the coding sequence ATGAGCGAGCTGTTATTAATTGATGATGATCAGGAGCTGTGCGAGCTGCTGGTCAGTTGGCTGAGCCAGGAAGGCTTCCAGGTCCGTGCGTGCCACGACGGCCAGAGCGCCCGTCGCGCGCTGGCCGAAACCTCCCCGGCCGCCGTGGTGCTGGACGTCATGCTGCCGGACGGCAGCGGTCTGGAATTGCTCAAGCAATTGCGCAGCGATCACCCGGATTTGCCGGTGCTGATGCTATCGGCCCGCGGCGAGCCGCTGGATCGCATCCTCGGCCTGGAACTGGGCGCCGACGATTACCTGGCCAAGCCGTGCGACCCGCGAGAGCTGACCGCCCGCCTGCGCGCAGTATTGCGCCGCAGTCATCCGACGGCGGTGTCCAGCCAGCTCGAACTGGGCGATCTGTGTTTCAGCCCGGTGCGCGGCGTGGTCAGCATCGATGAACAGGAATTCACCCTCACGGTGTCCGAAAGCCGTCTGCTCGAAGCCTTGCTCAAGCAACCCGGCGAGCCGCTGGACAAACAGGAACTGGCGCAAATCGCCCTCGGCCGCAAACTGACCCTGTACGACCGCAGCCTGGACATGCACGTCAGCAACCTGCGCAAAAAGATCGGCCCCCACCCCGACGGCCGCCCGCGTATCGTCGCCCTGCGCAGCCGTGGTTATTACTACAGTCTGTAA
- a CDS encoding sensor histidine kinase has protein sequence MRSLFWRILASFWLAIALVAGLSILLGHMLNQDAWILSRHPGLNTLAEQWTQTYEAQGEEAAQDILEQRKRQYHIDVQVLNESGDPVVRGTFPRRAAAFEARQNNDDRRLPWRRLTDEYTSAKTGDTYLLIYRIPHPELDAWHRESLLWPLSALGIALVVLTLFSLFVTLSITRPLSRLRGAVHDLGQTTYQQNSLVKLANRRDEFGVLANDFNRMGARLQSLISSQRQLLRDVSHELRSPLARLRIALALAERASPEEREKLSPRLTRECDRLEALISEILVLARVDADNASAEDVDLNALLNTLQKDAQLGSPEQTVRLDAEPQLNLKGWPTMIERAVDNLLRNAQRFNPVGRPIEMQAVRQGERIVVSVRDHGPGVDAEHLSQLGEPFYRAPGQTAAGHGLGLAIARRAAERHGGSLVLANHPDGGFIASLELPLVPGIIVQP, from the coding sequence GTGCGTTCATTGTTCTGGCGTATCCTGGCCAGCTTCTGGCTGGCTATCGCTCTGGTGGCAGGGCTTTCCATTCTGCTCGGGCACATGCTCAACCAGGATGCGTGGATTCTCAGCCGCCACCCGGGCCTGAACACTCTGGCCGAGCAGTGGACGCAAACCTACGAAGCACAAGGCGAAGAAGCCGCCCAAGACATTCTGGAACAGCGCAAACGCCAGTATCACATCGACGTTCAGGTGCTTAACGAGAGCGGTGATCCAGTCGTTCGCGGCACCTTCCCTCGTCGCGCGGCGGCCTTCGAAGCGCGACAGAACAACGATGACCGGCGCCTGCCCTGGCGCCGTCTGACCGATGAATACACCAGCGCCAAAACCGGCGATACCTACCTGCTGATCTACCGCATTCCGCACCCCGAGCTGGACGCATGGCACCGCGAAAGCCTGCTCTGGCCACTGAGTGCGCTGGGTATCGCGCTGGTGGTGCTGACCCTGTTCAGCCTGTTCGTGACCCTGTCCATCACCCGCCCGCTTAGCCGCCTGCGGGGCGCGGTGCATGATCTGGGGCAAACCACGTACCAGCAAAACAGCCTGGTGAAACTGGCCAACCGTCGCGACGAGTTCGGCGTGCTGGCCAACGACTTCAACCGCATGGGCGCACGCCTGCAAAGCCTGATCAGCAGTCAGCGGCAACTGCTGCGTGATGTGTCCCACGAATTGCGTTCGCCCCTCGCCCGGCTGCGCATTGCACTGGCACTGGCGGAACGGGCCAGCCCCGAGGAGCGCGAAAAACTCTCGCCGCGCCTGACCCGCGAGTGCGACCGGCTCGAAGCGCTGATCAGTGAGATTCTGGTGCTGGCGCGGGTCGATGCCGATAACGCCAGTGCTGAAGATGTCGATCTGAATGCGCTGCTCAATACGCTGCAAAAGGATGCGCAATTGGGTTCGCCGGAACAGACCGTTCGCCTCGACGCCGAACCGCAATTGAACCTCAAAGGCTGGCCGACGATGATCGAGCGCGCCGTGGACAACCTGCTACGCAACGCTCAGCGCTTCAACCCGGTGGGGCGACCGATCGAGATGCAGGCGGTGCGGCAAGGTGAGCGGATTGTAGTGAGTGTGCGCGACCACGGGCCCGGCGTGGATGCCGAGCATTTGAGCCAGTTGGGTGAGCCGTTTTATCGAGCTCCGGGGCAGACGGCGGCAGGGCACGGTCTGGGGTTGGCCATTGCGCGCCGAGCGGCGGAGCGGCATGGCGGAAGTCTGGTGCTGGCCAATCATCCGGATGGCGGATTCATCGCCAGCCTGGAATTGCCGTTGGTGCCGGGAATCATCGTCCAACCCTGA
- a CDS encoding LTXXQ domain-containing protein, producing the protein MRKTLIALMFAAALPTVAMAMPEGAGPMGGPMDGSRHGGQMHGMHGKGPYSQLDLSREQREQIRKIMGEQMHERKQVVDKYLEKLSPADQKAMKDEMAANHKKAEADVRALLKPDQQKQFDEIQKKQAERRAEWAEFKAWKAQQPQKAQ; encoded by the coding sequence ATGCGCAAGACTCTTATCGCTCTGATGTTCGCCGCCGCCCTGCCGACCGTTGCCATGGCCATGCCTGAAGGTGCCGGCCCGATGGGTGGTCCGATGGACGGCTCGCGCCACGGCGGCCAGATGCACGGCATGCACGGCAAAGGCCCGTACAGCCAACTGGACCTGAGCCGCGAACAGCGCGAGCAGATCCGCAAGATCATGGGCGAGCAGATGCACGAGCGTAAGCAAGTGGTCGACAAGTACCTGGAAAAACTCTCGCCAGCCGACCAGAAAGCCATGAAGGACGAGATGGCCGCCAACCACAAGAAAGCCGAGGCCGATGTGCGCGCCCTGCTGAAACCGGATCAACAGAAGCAATTCGACGAGATCCAGAAAAAACAGGCCGAGCGCCGCGCCGAATGGGCCGAGTTCAAGGCGTGGAAAGCGCAACAACCGCAAAAAGCGCAATAA